A genomic window from Gossypium hirsutum isolate 1008001.06 chromosome D12, Gossypium_hirsutum_v2.1, whole genome shotgun sequence includes:
- the LOC107940631 gene encoding uncharacterized protein — MGNGFLDRVEDNAAVRAWSEKIQREKGDSLAVGHVSELWDFTRVSVAQNNLQELKEIWDQWDNEVRHLFYLNYGDLPYLLDMKVDKRLFRALAQFWNPAYSCFTFGKVDLVPTIEEYTALLRCSKVQVDKIYSKVVNVPTFLKKLINITGISEQWVTARIKQKGDSRCILWKSLNDLILAHPDARKKVDVFALSIYGLIVFPKVLGHIDETVTDLFDRLDKGVTPVPVILAETFRSLNACRRTGEGRFIGCAQLLLEWFYSHFWKVDRVSYQVFFESYSPLKEIVATSRRDDITEEKWMAIFQNLRRTSSGELRGCFQMISYIGVGILTGSRQFVPATQGLAECEFSYKDDGYKRKAREMANAWNQTRRMKRLAVGPMTTPEYNEWRVRRINDNIPGPSSENSQSIEGIYASSLLSWKS, encoded by the exons AtgggaaatgggtttcttgatagagtggaggacaatgcggctGTCCGGGCTTGGTCTGAGAAGATACAGCGTGAAAAAGGTGACAGTTTGGCCGTGGGacacgtatcagagttatgggacttcactcgtGTTAGCGTGGCTCAGAACAACTTACAGGAATTGAAAGAGATTTGGGATCAATGGGATAATGAGGTTAGGCATTTATTCTATTTaaattatggggatttgccttatttaCTTGACATGAAGGTAGACAAGCGTCTGTTTCGAGCTcttgcccagttttggaatccggCCTACAGTTGCTTCACATTCGGGAAGGTTGATTTGGTGCCTACGATAGAAGAGTACACAGCTTTACTTCGGTGTTCGAAGGTTCAGGTAGATAAAATTTATTCGAAAGTGGTAAATGTACCGACCTTCTTGAAGAAGCTGATCAATATAACAGGGATAAGTGAGCAGTGGGTTACAGCTCGGATTAAGCAAAAAGGGGATAGTAGGTGTATTCTTTGGAAAAGTTTGAATGACCTCATTTTAGCACACCCAGATGCGAGGAAGAAAGTAGACGTCTTTGCTTTGAGTATATATGGCTTAATTGTGTTTCCTAAGGTTTTGGGACATATTGACGAGACGGTCACTGATTTATTTGATCGGCTTGATAAGGGAGTTACGCCAGTTCCGGTGATTTTGGCAGAAACCTTTAGGTCATTGAATGCATGTCGAAGAACAGGAGAGggcagatttattggatgtgcgcaGCTACTACTTGAGTGGTTttatagccacttttggaaggttgatAGGGTTTCATATCAGGTTTTCTTTGAAAGTTATTCACCGTTGAAAGAGATAGTGGCAACGTCAAGGAGAGATGATATTACAGAAGAGAAATGGATGGCAATCTTTCAGAATTTGCGGAGAACGTCGAGTGGAGAGCTCCGTGGTTGCTTCCAGATGATATCCTATATCGGTGTGgggattttgactgg GTCAAGACAGTTTGTGCCTGCCACTCAAGGACTAGCTGAGTGTGAATTTTCGTATAAGGATGATGGGTACAAGAGGAAGGCTCGTGAGATGGCCAATGCGTGGAATCAGACTCGCCGAATGAAGAGATTAGCCGTGGGTCCAATGACAACTCCTGAATATAACGAATGGCGTGTTAGGAGGATTAATGACAACATTCCTGGGCCAAGTTCAGAAAATAGTCAGTCGATAGAGGGTATTTACGCGTCGTCCCTTCTGAGCTGGAAATCATAA
- the LOC121224510 gene encoding uncharacterized protein, which produces MIENAIRSGKIDAGESNRRSASKRKDNEVNNASMYNKGYSKSVTVSQPGKVATNQQSSSRQEAGTRRNTERPQFTPIPMSYRELYRNLFDAHVVFSFYLKPLQPPYPKWYDANAQCYYHAGITGHFIENCTTFKKLVERLIGMGVVKFDEATKVENPLPNHTDSGINMMGEDRKIKADIADVKTPLRWVWKDMVKRGLIASEESCENRRNYCEFHCEMGHEIQECTEFRAVVQGMMDNKEMEFCEGVQKENHVCTSELALGVPKANHPVVIISRPKNSEAGARVAPKVIIQKPIVFTYKDNMRVPWNYNCNVTIPGKEDAINKEDHDEEGHDEQVKARVEPIKKETSDGKKKKTVELELLVNEPIKEEEAREFLKFIKHSEYNIVEQLHKQPTRISVLNETYVADDISVNKLDRLVGNISADNFISLSDDEIPPGGMGSTRALHITARCKGCILPGVLVDNGSALNVLPLSTLNRLPVDSSHMKSCQNVVRAFDGTERRVMGRIDIPLLIGLTIYEVDFLVMDIKPSYSCLLGRPWIHSAGTVPSSLHQKLKLVSEGRVVTIDAEEDIIASVTNDVPYLETSDDAIECSFRSLEFVNATFIHEGNKIPMPRISRTTEMGLQLTVGKGALPRRGLGRYLQGRVEAPVLKDKQDRFGLGYKPDARQKRIEPEKKRVRRRARLTGDEVKWEPMIFPHLSKTFVSGGFVYQGMLGVRSINTELGSIHAVYEEATRGRTLPDIRPYESERELNNWTAEEIPVVFRISSESYDINDANVTLTNLESPFERSMCLEGSHDFEDNEDCGLSPDLLKMVEKAEKQILPHRESIEIVSLEEGKEDMPGLSTDIVVHRLPIREYCKPVQQKLRRMRPDIVLKIKEEIKMHPEDMRKTTFITLWGTFCYKVMSFRLKNAGATYQRAMKHNPGTWDEECEEAFNKVKQYLSNTPVLSPPSPDRPLILYLTKAVKGSAIADFLASRALEDYEPLSFDFPNEDLMCIAATEENPQKGHGWRLNFDGASNAATENEKRTLRRLAIDYVLDGEILYKRGKDQVLLRCVDVVEAKKILEEVHEGICGTHASEAASYANVTKSSVSKFLKREIICRYGMPERIISDNALNLNNSSIAEAAVNSRSDITIRCRIARK; this is translated from the exons atgattgagaacgccatcAGGAGTGGGAAGATCGATGCTGGAGAGAGTAATAGAAGATCAGCTTCGAAGAGGAAGGATAACGAGGTGAACAACGCGAGCATGTACAACAAGGGTTACTCGAAGTCAGTAACAGTGAGTCAGCCAGGAAAGGTGGCTACCAATCAGCAAAGCTCGTCGAGACAAGAGGCCGGTACAAGGCGAAATACGGAGAGACCCCAATTTACGCCAATTCCTATGTCATACAGAGAATTATACCGAAACTTATTCGACGCACATGTAGTTTTCTCTTTCTATCTGAAGCCCTTACAGcccccgtaccccaaatggtacgacgcaaATGCACAGTGCTACTATCATGCGGGAATCACGGGGCATTTCATAGAAAACTGTACGACCTTCAAGAAGTTGGTTGAAAGGCTCATTGGTATGGGTGTCGTTAAATTTGATGAAGCCACCAAAGTAGAAAATCCACTACCAAACCATACTGACAGTGGAATAAATATGATGGGCGAGGACAGAAAAATTAAGGCAGACATTGCGGACGTGAAGACTCCTTTGAGATGGGTTTGGAAAGATATGGTGAAAAGGGGGCTAATTGCTTCAGAAGAAAGCTGCGAGAATAggaggaactactgtgagttccactgTGAAatggggcatgaaatccaagagtgtACGGAGTTCAGAGCCGTGGTACAGGgtatgatggataataaggagatggaATTTTGTGAGGGAGTTCAGAAGGAGAATCATGTATGTACGTCAGAGTTGGCATTGGGAGTTCCAAAGGCTAACCATCCTGTGGTCATCATCTCACGACCTAAGAATAGTGAGGCTGGAGCGCGAGTAGCACCAAAGGTTATTATTCAAAAACCGATCGTGTTTACTTACAAGGATAACATgagggttccttggaattacaATTGTAATGTGACAATCCCGGGGAAGGAGGATGCAATTAATAAAGAGGACCATGATGAAGAAGGGCATGACGAACAGGTGAAGGCTCGAGTAGAGCCAATAAAAAAAGAAACTTCGGatggaaagaagaagaagacggTCGAACTTGAATTGTTGGTCAATGAACCAATCAAAGAGGAGGAAGCTAGAGAGTTCTTGAAGTTCATAAAGCATAGCGAGTACAACATTGTGGAACAACTACACAAACAACCAACTCGCATATCT gtgctaaatgaaacttatgtggcCGACGATATCTCTGTTAACAAGTTGGATCGACTGGTCGGCAATATAAGCGCTGATAACTTCATCTCTTTAAGCGATGACGAAATACCACCTGGGGGTATGGGATCTACTAGAGCTTTACACATCACTGCAAGGTGTAAAGGGTGCATATTACCGGGGGTTCTGGTAGACAATGGATCGGCATTAAATGTATTGCCCCTATCCACGCTCAATaggctacctgtggatagttcgCATATGAAGTCGTGTCAGAACGTGGTTCGAGCATTCGATGGTACTGAGAGGagggtcatgggaagaattgacaTTCCCTTGTTAATTGGCCTAACTATTTATGAAGTGGACTTCTTAGTTatggacatcaagccttcttaCAGTTGCCTATTAGGAAGGCCATGGATTCATTCAGCAGGTACGGTACCGTCATCGttacatcaaaaattgaagctgGTGTCAGAAGGCAGGGTTGTGACGATAGATGCTGAAGAAGATATCATTGCATCTGTGACCAATGATGTGCCTTATCTAGAAACGAGCGATGATGCAATCGAATGCTCTTTCCGTTCCTTGGAGTTCGTAAATGCAACATTCATCCACGAGGGAAACAAGATCCCGATGCCGAGAATATCCAGGACCACAGAGATGGGTCTGCAGTTGACTGTTGGAAAGGGAGCTTTGCCGAGAAGAGGATTGGGGAGATATCTTCAGGGCCGAGTTGAGGCTCCAGTGTTGAAAGACAAGCAGGACCGTTTTggcttagggtacaagccagatgcTAGGCAGAAGAGGATAGAGCCGGAAAAGAAGCGAGTGAGGAGAAGGGCTCGCTTGACAGGTGATGAAGTCAAATGGGAACCCATGATCTTTCCTCACCTATCCAAGACTTTTGTATCAGGAGGATTCGTCTATCAAGGAATGCTAGGGGTCAGAAGTATTAACACGGAGCTAGGGAGTATTCATGCCGTGTATGAAGAAGCGACGCGAGGAAGAACTTTGCCAGATATTCGTCCTTACGAGTCGGAAAGGGAGCTAaacaactggactgcagaagaaataccTGTAGTTTTTAGGATTTCCTCAGA GTCCTACGATATCAATGATGCGAATGTCACTCTTACAAATTTAGAGTCTCCTTTTGAACGaagcatgtgtttagagggatcgcatGATTTTGAAGACAACGAAGACTGTGGTTTGTCTCCTGACTTGTTGAAGATGGTAGAAAAGGCCGAgaagcaaatcctacctcacagggaatcaatagaaattgtgagcttagaggAAGgtaaagag gatatgccgggGTTGAGTACTGACATTGTAGTCCATCGTCTCCCTATAAGAGAATATTGCAAGCCAGTGCAGCAAAAGCtcagaaggatgaggcctgatatcgTGTTGAAGATAAAGGAGGAG ataaagatgcatcccgaGGACATGAGAAAGACTACGTTCATTACGTtatgggggacgttttgttataaagtgatgtcGTTTAGATTGAAGAATGCAGGAGCGACataccaaagagccatg aaacataatcctggtACTTGGGATGAAGAATGCGAAGAAGCTTTTAACAAGGTGAAGCAGTATTTGTCTAACACTCCAGTGCTGTCACCACCTAGCCCGGATAGGCCGCTGATATTGTATCTGACA AAGGCTGTGAAAGGGAGTGCAATTGCTGACtttctagctagtagagctcTGGAGGACTACGAGCCGTTgagttttgatttcccaaatgaagacctGATGTGTATAGCGGCTACTGAGGAAAATCCCCAAAAAGGTCACGGTTGGAGGTTAAACTTTGATGGAGCCTCGAATGCT GCAACGGAGAATGAAAAGAGAACTCTGAGAAGACTAGCCATTgattacgtcttagatggggagatcttatACAAGAGGGGAAAAGATCAAGTTCTGCTAAGATGTGTGGACGTTGTGGAAGCAAAGAAAATCTtggaggaagtccatgagggcatcTGTGGAACGCATGCTagtg aagctgcttCGTATGCTAATGTTACAAAGTCATCAGTCAGTAAGTTCTTGAAGAgagagatcatatgtcggtatggaatgcccgaAAGAATCATATCCGATAATGcgctgaatttgaacaacagctcAATAGCAGAGgctgcagtcaattcaagatcagacatcacAATTCGTTGCCGTATCGCCCGAAAATAA